The DNA region atcaaaaatattactctttttttctttttctcatattctcgttgaattcattttaacttttttctttcttctttcttttacgaaatttaaattagaataataataagagttggaagaaaaatcgaggataaagaaatttttaaaaaggatgATTTCGAGATAGATCCAATCTTCCGTTTTAAGGATCGTTTCCGGTAGCGTGacttagaaagagagagacagagagagagagagagagagagagagagagagagagcgatcgGTGGGAGTGGTTAGATATCGAAATGAAATCTCACGGGCTAATAAATACTCGGTTATCAGGGCTAATCGAGTTATCGCGCGATATGAAGCCGAGGGCGGAGTTTGCTGCTTCGAGCTGACCACCTATACGTTTATCGTTGTACTTGTGGTTACATCGAGCTTACAATCCCTCTTCTAAACTTTCacagtatatatctatgtatctagtatatatatatatatatatatatatatatatatatatatatatatatataatataactttgtaaaatatatataacttcgTAGTATTATAGAAGAGTATATACGCACATGCATAATACGCATGAgtacatacgcatatacataaatatatatacatatatacaattagaattatttctctctctctctctctctctctatatatatatatatatatatatatatatatatatgtgtgtgtgtatgtgtatgtatattgataGTAAAGTAAGTATGTGTAGTTGGTATCTAGAGACAGCGGACACCTATATAcatttacgtatatgtatacacacctAATAAAACAGAGGCGTGGAGTGTAGAGATAGCACATAGCAGGACTGAAAGTTACGTTAGATTAAAATCACCATTCGAATTTACTTTCCACTTCATCATTCGACCCCCGttttcttgctctttctctttctcttcctcttcttcttcttcttcttcttcttcttcttcttttaataatcaatcTCTTGATTTCTCCCGCATAATTCGTCGTTTGCTTccaacaaaagaagaaaataggaatgaaaaggaaaagaaatattacattcGTCATCGACCATAactcataatttattatcatcatcatcatcatcatcatcatcatcatcatcctcatcatcatcatcatcatcattattattattattattatttctgataggtttttttttactctatttctcttcttctttttactcttttcttttttctttcttcctttctttctttcaagacAATTTCGTCGAATGTACGAGAGAGCCGACCGACCAATCACCATGAACGAGCTAAAACTTCGAAAAGAACTGAGGGAGGTGTAGCTAAGCGAATGGTGCAAGGAAATACTAACGAGCGCACGTGGATGCTCGTTAAGGCAAGCGTTAACGAAATTTACGAAGCTGCTCGTGCCAGTAACGAGtacgagtttctctctctctttctctctctctctgtctctttctctctttttccttctaaaataaaactattaacAAGAAAATCTACGAGGAATTTTAATCCAGCGTTCACCGAAATCGATTCGTTATCGATAAagaacaatttcttttcttctttttcttcttcttttttttttttcttcttctttttcctcttttcttttctcttctctattttttctatttttatctctctgataaatattaacgttgatttctttttaatcttcctctctctctctctctctctctttataaatatatatatatttgcacaTTTTCGTGGGCGCacgaaacatttttatattaattatatgcaGTGTCAGCATTGAGAGACAgtcgaagaataaaaagaaagaaaaagaaaaagagaaaaaaagaaaaaaagaggaaaacaaaaataataaacaaataaataaaagaaaatgaacaaaaaaaaaaaaaagagaaggaagtgTCGGGATTGTTCGTTTAAGCtaaagtatttttctttctttctttctttctttctttctttctcttttttttctttttctcttttcgtatttttcttgtttaccttcttttttttttttttttttttttttattgtttcacaCTCGCAAATTAGCCACACGATTCCCGTTATCGACATTAACCATCcatctaattaaatatacttttttgttttttctcctctctttgttcttctcttttcttttcttttcttttttcttctttccttttattccctCCGTCTCGTTCGCGATAAAGaataacaagaacaagaaatcCATCATTAACATCGTCTAAACTTGACAATAAGTCACATTTTAAGTATAACTTTTCCACTGTCGcaagttaatattattacaggcATTTACGTAAATGcattttaatgagaaaataaaatataattagagaACGATTTGCTTTAACGAAATAGCGCAACAAACAATTTATCCAGTTACGGGttgtttgtattaaaaaaaaaaaaaaaaaaagaaaaaaaaaaaaaaaaaaaaaaaaaaaaaaaaagaaacttaaaaCTGCATGCCGTGTTCCCTTTTTTAAACGTATCTCCTTTTTATATGGAAAAATACGTGAAGTAAAGAGtgtaatcgaaaaaaaagaaaagaaaaaacaaaaagaaaagaaatggaaaagagagagaaaaaaaaagaaaatacatatacgttaCGGAGAAGAAGTACGGAAGGGAAGAAACAaatagaggagaaaaaaaaaaaagaaagagaaaatatataaaaataaacgaataaacaaataaacgagAAATTTTATACGTGTTCGTGAACGAGTGTTGTTTAATAGGAACGCTAAAAGTTTTCTGAAAAGTTTGACAGCAATGTGTTGAAAAGcacaatagagagagaaagggagagagagagagagagagagggagagagggagagagtaagagagagagagatatgaaaaTAGGATCGGGGCTCGTTTAACTCACGTAACGCGCATGCGTACACGTTTATGCAGCTGCGGACTGATTTTACGAGGTGTTAACGTGCCTTTGAACGACAATATGTCATTACGATGATGGTTCTCGTCGACGGACGTATGCCGTGCGACGTTTACGTCGATCCTTCTTTAcccattgaaataaattctatgTCGTTTGTATGTAGAaacatataaagagagaaaataaggaaaagggagagaaagagagtaagagagagagagagagagagagagagaaagagagaaaagaaaagaaagaaagaaattgatggAAAGCCGAAGACGAGCCTAATGATACCAGCGAAACGTGCACTTTCCTCAATGAGGTGAGATCATTACTTTACGCTTCGGAGAAATATATGTGCGAATtatcatttcgtttcttttcacaCGTCCATCATTGTCAATTTTAACGGGAAGCaatggtatatgtatatacatgtattattcCGAACAATCAGAGTGTATAAATAGATGAGTACTTAGTTGTTTCTCAAGtacattcaaataaaaaaataaacaaaaaaaaaatatatatatatatatatatattttatattacgtatttatGAAGAATCAGATGATGTATATAGATGGATAAAAGAGTAGATggtatttcaaataatttcaaatagaaaaaaaaattgataaaaaagcatgtatatatgtatgttcacTTTAATACTTTCGAAGAATCAGGTGTATAGCTGatgattttattcgttttgcAAATGTTTttgaatcgaagaaaaataacagaaagcattagatattaattatatatatatatatatatatatatatatatatatatatatatatatatatatttatgagagGAATCAGGTGCATAAATATTCTACTCGTTTCTcaagtattttcgaatgaaaaaaaaaaaaaagaaaagaaaaaaagaagaaagattaagTAAATTATTCGTCAAGTcagaatcgatttaatttattaaaataaaaccaatgaaaaaagaatgaaaaaagaaaggaaaaaaaaaataaataaaagaaaaaagctaaataaataattttacaaatttgttATTGACGAATTTACTCGAATCGAGAGATAGTCGTTTactatcgtaaattttttatttgacgtGAGCATaacattcaattaatttctgatataaataaatgactttgcaaatttttgaaattatgaatttattaatgtcATTGATGATTTTGTATCCTACGTAAAGTTATTCCTCGTGGAATCCTTTGGAGTCTTGTAACTtggataaatgaatatttatggGTGTTTGCAAagattgaaaaacaaaaatgaaaaagagaaagaaagagaagaaaagaaaagaaaagaaaagaaaagaaaagaaaaaaaatgaactaaaaaagaaataacgaaaaaggaaacgaagaagggaaaaagaaaagaaaaaagaagcaagtaCTGGACGGACGAATTCGACTTAATGAGTTATTTTCAAAAACGTTCTTCTCGCGAGGAATTGCACGGAGTCCGCCATTTTTCCATTTACGATGTGTCTTCGATAAagcaaaaggagaaaaaaagaatacaaaaaagggaaagaagaggaggtaaaagggggggggaggaggaggaggaggaggaggaggaggaggagagacaGGACCTCCATCGGAGGATTATGACGCGGTCGCGAGTCCACCTGACCGACAATTTACGAGCTGACATTTTTTACTCGTTCAGTCCCGTATCGGCTTCAAGATCGACCCATAATGAGCCTTAACGATCGCCTCGggagaaaaaagcaaagagagagagagagagagagagagagagagagagagagagagggagagagagagaaggtgcgTCGAAGCGCTCGAAGCACTCCTCACGAATcgagggaaaaataaatacgtgaTTCAGAGCGTGCGTGCACGCTACTGAGAGAGGTAGAAAGGAACGAAATCGATATTGGtaaaggtaggtaggtaggtaggtaggtaggtagataggtagatacaTAACTACTCACCTATGTATGCGAACTTGCGCGATCTTTATCCTACAAACGTTAATAAAGCGGCACCCTTCgtgattttcttccttcatcgTCGTAGTCCTCGTCGTTCTCATTGCCGTATTACGAGACATCGTTGAACGAGAAACGACCATCTTAGATATTGATCTTTAGTTTCCGAAAGTAGtgaatttttaacgatacgGTGCTatgagttttattttattttttctctttctttcttttttcctccttttaagATTATCTTAACGAGAGAAAGGGGTTGAAGAAGTAGGagcaaaaggaagagaaggagagagaaagaaagacagagagagagagtgagagagagttaaGAGTTAGGAttaatgagagaagaaaaagatagcaCAAGGCATAACAAGTACGTATAGGATAGTAAAAATGACGAAAAGTCGATGACGTCCAAGTGGAACGTCTGTCGGATGAGAGACACATAATAACGCGAGAGGCGATAGAAGAAGGGGAGAAGTataaggagaaggagaagaagagagtgaTGGAGGGGGCGAATGAGAAGAAGGTAGAGGAAGGTGAGACGAAGAAAGGCAAACAGCATGTTCCCTGGTAGTATTCCTGTTGGTGGGGAGAGacagaaggaaggaaggaagaaaggaagaaagaaagaagagatgtacgaagaaaaagaggaagatatcaaaagagagaagtaagagaaaaatagtgGCTCGTTGGTGGAAAGGGaaagacaagagagaaagagagatggaaagaaagaaagatagatagagagagagagagagagagagagagagttaaagtTCGTGTGTTGGAATGGTGAAGGGTGGTATTTGCGGGGTGCGAGGAAGGGCGGGGCATAGGGGCCGTGTCGACCAATAAGCGTGCGATTGGAAGTAGTGGTGGGGTAAATGGTGAGCGTGGTCAGGACGACGTTTCGTCGATCGTCCGGCAGGTGTCGGGCGAGCGAGCACGCGAACGGGTGGGTTGCGTCTGTTTGGGCGTGGCCTAACTAAAGCCACGCCCGGTAACGCCCACCGTCGACCCACCCGCCGTTTCCTCGCCACAGACGCGTCGCGGCAACCAACTGGACACAAGCGGCACAGCCCGGATTGACGGCGCCGCACAACGGCTCCGTCGAAAGCAGCGTCTACCCAGGAGCTTCTACGGTAGAGTTGTCtaccgtctctctctttctctttctctctctctctctctctctctctctttctctctttctctctctctctctctctccttctctctttctctctctctctctctctcctctttatcTTCACTTTGCtctgtcatcgtcatcatcgtcctcctcgtccttgtcctcgtcgtcgtcgtcgtcgttgtcgtcgtcgtcgtcgtcgtcgtcgtcgtcgtcgtcgtcgtcgtcgtcgtcgtcatcgttgtcgtcgtcgtcgtcgtcgtcgtcgtcgtcgtcgtcgtcgtcgtcgtcgtcaacaTCGCGTGCATTCTCGTCGTTGTTCATCGACGATTCACTAACTGCCCGGCCGTTACTTCGATGGTGTCGTCCTAACCGTTCGCTTTCCCTTCGGACCAAGAGTAGAGTGCGTGGTACTACTAGTCGCGTCGAGTAATCGTGAGAGAAGAAACCGTGCGTTAGTTCGAAGGAAACAGTGTGTGCGCGTTGCTATTTCGACGTGCAACACCCAAATCGTGAAAAAAGTTTCTTCCGTTTATCGTTGACCTGTACCCTTGGTGATTTGAACTCGAAGTGAGATCTCTTAACGTTTCGGCTAATGTTCGAGAACAGGCCACAGGGTTATGTTgcatcgatcgatcataaaaCCAAGGAACCTTTTCTGAAGCGGGGAAAGGTAAGAAGAGATGGACAGGGATATTCGAGCGAGCACGAGGCGAATACGAGGCTGCCCGTCGGAATGGGAAAGGTCGAAGGTAGCGTTTTACGCCTGAGATAGACCATAAATCGAGTTAGAGGAAAGAatagtgaaataaaatttagccGATTGGTGATCAACGCTTTATCAACGTAAAGTTTCGATCGATGATGTTCCTGAATGTAACGCGTGACGGATGATCGGTGGTGCTTCAGTGACGACAAGACGTCGTAAATAATCTGTAAGAAAGAACGATGCGTCTAACAAGGTACAAATGAACGATATCGACTCAACGAGAGCGGCTCCGATGGACGAGCAGGGATGTTGACGAAGCATTCGATCGAAGTGAGTCcaacgattcgatcgatttaatcaAAGGATCACTCCTTCGAAAGATGTCCAACACTAGCGCCGAATCCTCGTCTATTTTGACGGAGACAACGGATGTTCGAGAGATGAGGCAGAATCAATCGCGTCTAGATCAGGAGACGGAGGAGTCGGAGAAACGCGATCAGGAGAGATGCGAGAACGGGGAGAGCGATTGCGAGAGCGATACCAGCGAGGTGCTCAGCGTCGGCAGCGAGCCAACACCGGCGAGCGTCGTTGGTGTCAGAGTTTGCGGTGGAACGAAGTACGGCGATCAAGAATCAGCGAATAGTCGTGGTGAATttcgagaggaagaaaatacgaGGATATCGGCAACTCCATCGCCTTCCAGCTCGACCAGCTGCAACGacagttattatcatcgaaCTTCGAGCGGTGGTGGTGCACATGTTTCTGCGCCGAGTCCTCTGGCATACAGTCAACCACCGTCATCGCCGACGGCTTCCTCGGTCAGGTCACCGGCATCTTCTTCGGCAACGGCCTCGTCTCCTGGTCGACCTGAAACTTCTGGACAGGAACCGATACTCCCTAGGTATCAGGTAACGGGAGGTCACCAACACCTCCTACCTCGATATGCCTCCAGAGAAACCGAGATTTCGGATTATCCGACTCGCGTTCAGCATGGATTAACTCACGAGATAGTTTATCCAAGCGTAGAGAGACTACACCGTACACCGATAAGCGTTCCTCTGGTAACCAGGCTATCGTTGTCACCACCGTCGGCCATGACCGTATCCGGACTTCAAGCAACCACGCCGATCCTTCATCCGAGTGCGTGTAGAGATCCTCGAGAAACCACCTCGCTGATGCCTCATCCTAGCCAGCATCTTCATCACGCTAGCGCTCACGGTCACTTGCATCAAACCTCTCAGGTACAACACGTGCCGGCAAACGCGTCGGTtcatcagcatcagcatcatCGACTCTCGGTAAATAAGATACTCCAAAGAGACGAGTCCTCATCGCCGACGGCCAGTGTGAGACCCGAGGAAAACGGTCGTACCGTGGCAACCACGAACGGGGTTCAAAACAACGCGAACGGTAATCACCacaataatcacaataataataacaacaacaacaacaacaacaacaacaacaatctcCAGCATCAGGCGGGTCTTAAGTTTAGTATAGACAACATATTGAAAGCGGACTTTGGTAGGAGGATAACCGATCCGATTTCATTGAAGAAATCAAGACCTAAGAAAACTTCGTCGAGGCCGATAGATCTCACGAAAGACTTTTTGGAATCGTCTTCCGAAGGATCCGAAAGGAGTAACTTGGAAACAGTTACGACGAACGCGGCATCGCCGACCGGCGGCGTTCCCGCAGTTGTCCCTACGAGCAATCAAACTTCCAACGCACCCGGACCACCTTCCTCCGAACCGGGAAAACAAATGCTTTGGCCAGCCTGGGTCTATTGCACGAGATATTCCGACAGGCCATCCTCCGGTAAGTTTAATTACACGATATAATTCCCATTTACATCCATTCCCCTATATTGACAAAGCATATCAAATCCAATTCGAAAAGATAACGTTagagatatttttatcatatcgtatttatcgtcgTTTAAAAGGGGCCAAGTTTTCTAATTTGTTAAGAAGATATTTTGCGATCGGCGCGATCGTTAGTCGATCCGATCGTTATCTTCGTCAGATCTTTCCtgttccatttctttttttctattttttttttttttatctcgtcccccacacttctctctctctctctctctctctctctctttctataactCTTTAATAAACTCAACCGACTCGTTTGGGCTACCAagttatacatacacatccatatacgcatatacatagacagatatatatatatatatatatatatatatatatatatatatatatatatacatacatacatatacgtacttacatatatgtacatacacctAAGCCTATTACATCGCGTGGCTGTAATTTCGCGAGGATGGATGGTCTTTACGAGTGACACGAGAAAACGTGTAATTACTTTGActactcgactcgactcgactcgactcgactcggcTCGACTCAACTCGACTCGACTTGACTCAGAGTGGCAACTTGATGAATAGCAGAAACGTTTCTTCGCGTCGCGCTCCTCCGATCTATACGTTTCGTATTGTCGGTTGAACAATCGGTTAAAGTGTTAAACGTTCGTTAGTAGCTTCGCTCGTACTCGcgaaaatttcttctcttagTGTGTGAACTCTCAGAAAGGttcaacctctctctctctctctctccctctctctctctctctctctctctctctctctctcactcttataGTCTTTCTTTACCTAACGACAGGAACTCACACGACAGGTCTCTGTTCTATGGGATTATTATTAGCGTTTCTCCTTGTCGGTGTTTGGAAGATAGGATCGATCTTCAATTACTCGCCGAGTTATAAGGATTATCGTGGTTGGTTGAACGTTAAAATAATTGCACCGTTTTAACTCTTAAACCGTATGTATGCATTATACCTAATCTcttcgtagagagagagagagagagagagagaggcgaaaTCACGTACACCCGCGCGCATAGgtattaatcataaatatataatctaagGTGGATGTACGCGCGCTCACActaatctattattataacaacgtatgtatctacataaGCAAATAGAGTCcgttaaaacgattaaatttaatcactATAATAGCGTGTAACTCTCGTCATAGTCCGTGCCAAGTTCATCGATATCATCGTAAAAATAGGTTTTTCACATATCTATGTAGGTTTTACGTACGTAAGT from Vespa velutina chromosome 3, iVesVel2.1, whole genome shotgun sequence includes:
- the LOC124947498 gene encoding segmentation polarity homeobox protein engrailed-like isoform X2, producing MSNTSAESSSILTETTDVREMRQNQSRLDQETEESEKRDQERCENGESDCESDTSEVLSVGSEPTPASVVGVRVCGGTKYGDQESANSRGEFREEENTRISATPSPSSSTSCNDSYYHRTSSGGGAHVSAPSPLAYSQPPSSPTASSVRSPASSSATASSPGRPETSGQEPILPRYQVTGGHQHLLPRYASRETEISDYPTRVQHGLTHEIVYPSVERLHRTPISVPLVTRLSLSPPSAMTVSGLQATTPILHPSACRDPRETTSLMPHPSQHLHHASAHGHLHQTSQVQHVPANASVHQHQHHRLSVNKILQRDESSSPTASVRPEENGRTVATTNGVQNNANGNHHNNHNNNNNNNNNNNNNNLQHQAGLKFSIDNILKADFGRRITDPISLKKSRPKKTSSRPIDLTKDFLESSSEGSERSNLETVTTNAASPTGGVPAVVPTSNQTSNAPGPPSSEPGKQMLWPAWVYCTRYSDRPSSGRSPRTRRVKRTGDSRGSGTTPEEKRPRTAFSGEQLARLKREFAENRYLTERRRQQLSRDLGLNEAQIKIWFQNKRAKIKKASGQKNPLALQLMAQGLYNHSTVPLTKEEEEQAAELQAK
- the LOC124947498 gene encoding segmentation polarity homeobox protein engrailed-like isoform X1 gives rise to the protein MSNTSAESSSILTETTDVREMRQNQSRLDQETEESEKRDQERCENGESDCESDTSEVLSVGSEPTPASVVGVRVCGGTKYGDQESANSRGEFREEENTRISATPSPSSSTSCNDSYYHRTSSGGGAHVSAPSPLAYSQPPSSPTASSVRSPASSSATASSPGRPETSGQEPILPRYQVTGGHQHLLPRYASRETEISDYPTRVQHGLTHEIVYPSVERLHRTPISVPLVTRLSLSPPSAMTVSGLQATTPILHPSACRDPRETTSLMPHPSQHLHHASAHGHLHQTSQVQHVPANASVHQHQHHRLSVNKILQRDESSSPTASVRPEENGRTVATTNGVQNNANGNHHNNHNNNNNNNNNNNNNNLQHQAGLKFSIDNILKADFGRRITDPISLKKSRPKKTSSRPIDLTKDFLESSSEGSERSNLETVTTNAASPTGGVPAVVPTSNQTSNAPGPPSSEPGKQMLWPAWVYCTRYSDRPSSGRKPSRVISGPRTRRVKRTGDSRGSGTTPEEKRPRTAFSGEQLARLKREFAENRYLTERRRQQLSRDLGLNEAQIKIWFQNKRAKIKKASGQKNPLALQLMAQGLYNHSTVPLTKEEEEQAAELQAK
- the LOC124947498 gene encoding putative uncharacterized protein DDB_G0277255 isoform X3, with the protein product MSNTSAESSSILTETTDVREMRQNQSRLDQETEESEKRDQERCENGESDCESDTSEVLSVGSEPTPASVVGVRVCGGTKYGDQESANSRGEFREEENTRISATPSPSSSTSCNDSYYHRTSSGGGAHVSAPSPLAYSQPPSSPTASSVRSPASSSATASSPGRPETSGQEPILPRYQVTGGHQHLLPRYASRETEISDYPTRVQHGLTHEIVYPSVERLHRTPISVPLVTRLSLSPPSAMTVSGLQATTPILHPSACRDPRETTSLMPHPSQHLHHASAHGHLHQTSQVQHVPANASVHQHQHHRLSVNKILQRDESSSPTASVRPEENGRTVATTNGVQNNANGNHHNNHNNNNNNNNNNNNNNLQHQAGLKFSIDNILKADFGRRITDPISLKKSRPKKTSSRPIDLTKDFLESSSEGSERSNLETVTTNAASPTGGVPAVVPTSNQTSNAPGPPSSEPGKQMLWPAWVYCTRYSDRPSSGRIILENRE